The following coding sequences are from one Oryzias melastigma strain HK-1 linkage group LG20, ASM292280v2, whole genome shotgun sequence window:
- the ggh gene encoding gamma-glutamyl hydrolase (The sequence of the model RefSeq protein was modified relative to this genomic sequence to represent the inferred CDS: added 33 bases not found in genome assembly), translating to MRKFNASMRMATPGSPALRFVTGKVLFLLVIWSNLHFPCWAADRNDRPIIGVLSQELVSNGSSYIAASYVKFLESAGARVVPVLINQTPEDYKKLFLSINGILFPGGGVNITSSGYERAAEIFYQLALTANKNGDFFPVWGTCLGFEELTFLTSGKMLLSHTNTSAAALPLNFTEDAKRSRMFSAFPAELMAALASEPLTVNAHQFSLATTTFYADESLKNFYRVLSTNTDGTTEFVSTFEAYRYPVYGTQWHPEKNAFEWTRSFIPHSPSAVKTTFYMAEFFVSEARKSFHRFESKEEEDKALIYNYNPVYTGAKSAFEQMYVF from the exons atgcgGAAGTTCAATGCTAGCATGAGAATGGCGACTCCCGGGAGTCCTGCGCTCCGTTTCGTGACGGGAAAAGTTCTGTTTCTGCTCGTAATCTGGTCTAATCTCCATTTTCCCTGCTGGGCGGCGGACAGGAACGACCGGCCGATAATCG GGGTCCTCTCTCAGGAGCTGGTCTCAAACGGAAGCTCGTACATAGCCGCCTCCTATGTCAAGTTCCTGGAGTCCGCCGGAGCCCGCGTGGTTCCGGTTCT GATCAACCAGACCCCGGAGGACTACAAGAAGCTCTTCCTCTCTATTAACGG GATCCTGTTTCCAGGCGGAGGTGTTAACATCACGTCTTCTGGGTACGAGCGCGCTGCAGAGATCTTCTACCAGCTGGCTCTGACG GCCAACAAGAACGGCGACTTCTTCCCCGTGTGGGGCACCTGCCTGGGCTTTGAGGAGCTGACGTTCCTGACCAGCGGGAAGATGCTGCTGTCGCACACCAACACCAGCGCCGCCGCGCTGCCTCTGAACTTCACTGAAG ACGCCAAGCGCAGCCGCATGTTCTCCGCCTTCCCCGCCGAGCTGATGGCGGCTCTGGCCTCCGAGCCTCTCACGGTGAACGCCCACCAGTTCAGTCTGGCGACGACG ACGTTCTACGCGGATGAATCTCTGAAGAACTTCTACAGAGTTCTGTCCACAAACACAGACGGAACCACAGAGTTTGTGTCCACCTTTGAAG CGTACCGCTATCCGGTTTACGGGACGCAGTGGCATCCAGAGAAGAACGCCTTCGAGTGGACGAGGTCCTTCATCCCTCATTCTCCGTCTGCTGTCAAGACGACCTTCTACATGGCGGAGTTCTTCGTCAGTGAAG CGAGGAAGAGCTTCCACAGATTTGAATCCAAGGAGGAAGAGGATAAAGCTCTGATCTACAACTACAACCCTGTTTACACCGGAGCC